TGCCATTCAGCAGCTGCAAGTTTTTCTGGCTGGTATTTTGCCAAGTATTTCCCTGAGAAATCTCCGACAAGTGCCGTCGAGAAGGCAAAAATCAAACCGGCCATGACAGTGAGACGAAGAGCTTTTTTATGATAAGCCGTCTCCGCTGCTGAGAGTGTTTTTTTGCGGAGTAAGTGGAACGCCGCGATTGCCGCCAAGATGAATGCGACTGTTAAATAAGCCGATACGATGACGTGTGTTGCTTTTGTAGGTGTTGCTGTATTGAACATTGCTTTTAATGGTTCGATTTGCGTTAGCGTTCCGTTGACGATCTTAAACCCTTCTGGTGAGTTCATGAAAGAGTTGACCGTCGTAATGAAGAATGCTGATGCTGTCGCACCAATGACGACCGGAATCCCGATCAACCAGTGTAACCATGGGTTTTTGAACCGATCCCACGTGTACAGATAAATACCGAGGAAAATCGCTTCAAAGAAGAATGCGAATGTTTCCATGAATAGCGGTAATGCGATCGTTTGACCAGCCACTTGCATGAGTGACGGCCAAAGTAGTGATAATTGCAATCCAATTGCCGTCCCTGTCACGACACCGACTGCGACGGTAACGACGTATCCACGCGTCCACCGTCTTGCTAATAAAATATAATCCGGATCTTTGCGTTTCAGACCGATGAATTCAGCTGCGAGTACCATGAGCGGTACCCCGACGCCAATCGTCGCGAATATAATGTGAAACGCTAATGTGAGCCCTGTCAACAATCGACTGAGCAATACGGGATCATTGAACATGTATATAGCCCCCTCTTCCTAAAACATACTTCTCTATATGGTCTATAACCGTATCATAGAGAACATAACCCTTTATGTCTGTTTATAATGTTTGATGTAACAAATTGTTCACATGTGCACGTGATTTTTTTCACAAAATGTTCGAAAACTCCTATTCTTACATATATAAAAAGCTTTCCCATTCTTGATTTCGAAAGGGAAAGCAGTATGTCCTTCATTATTTCATAAAACTTTTTAAACGTATTCTCGGAAATAATGGTCGAGTAAATCAATCACAAATGGAATTGCGGATTCATCTGGATTCAAAGTTGGTTGATGAAGTCCAGATGTCGGATTATCGACTCCGAGCCAAAACATCATTCCTGGAATTTCCTTCAACATGAATCCAAAGTCTTCTCCTGTCATTGCTGCATCACATTCGATGTAGTTCGCATTCATCTTGACGAATGATGAGAATTTATCAACGATGTGTCGGTCATTGACGACCTCGTAATAACGATTTCCGAATTGTAGATCAATCTTGACGCCGAACGAAGCTTCGATTCCCCGGATGATGTCACGAACGCGTCGTTCCAGTTTTTCCATGTCTTCTCCATTGAGTGCGCGCATCGTTCCGTCAAGAACAGCTCTACCGGCGATGACGTTTTCCCGAATCCCAGCATCGACCTTTCCGATCGTGATGACGCTACAGTTCATCGGATTGATGGATCGGCTGACGATTGTTTGCAATTGCATGATCAAGGCTGCTTGCGCAACGACTGTATCAATCGTCAAATGAGGAAATGCCGCGTGACCACTTTGACCATAGATCGTGATATGGACTTCTCGAGCACTCGCGAACAAGACGCCAGGACGGCTCGCAATCGTACCGACTGGATATTCCGGTGCGACATGAAGACCATACATCTCACTTGGACGATATTTTTCAAACAACGGACTTTTAATCATCGGTTCTGCCCCGCCCGGACCTTCTTCCGCTGGTTGGAATAAAAAGACGACATCATCCATGACCGGCAATTCAATGATTCGTTTCATTAATCCTAACGCAATCGACGTGTGCATATCGTGACCACAGGCATGCATGAAGCCTGGATGTTCCGAGCAAAATGGAAGACCTGTCGCTTCTTCGATCGGTAACCCATCAATGTCTGCCCGGTACCCAATCGTCCGATTCCCAGTCAATCCTTTCACTCGAACGAAAACACCCGTTTCAAACGTGTCATACGTGACACGATCTGGTGGATAAGCACGAATTTGTTCCAATATAAAAGCTTGCGTCTTAAATTCCTTGAACCCTGGTTCTGGTATTTTATGAAGCGCGCGCCGCATTTCAATGGCGTATTCCATCTGACTGACTTCCTCCTTCTTCTTTTACGATGTCCCAAAATGCTTGAACTTGTTTCAGCTCAAGCATCGATTCCGTAGACAAGATCCATGTATCTCGCTTTAATATCTTTCCGGACGATGTTTTTAACGGAAGCTGCATGACTTCATTTGATTGCTGGATCGTCGACTCGGGTAAAATCGCAAATCCAATTCCATGTAGAGCCATCTGCTTGCATGTCTCGATTTGATCGACGACCAGCGTCCGAGAGGGGGGGCTTGCGAACCGATCTTGCCACCACTCTAAAATTTCTTGGTAGTATGTCGAATCACTCTTGAACTGGATGAACGGTCGATCCGTCACGCGCAATTGTTCAATCGACGTCAGCTCACTATCGACTAAATAGAGCGGATCCGAGAAAAGACGTTCTTTGACACCTTTCCAGTCCGGGTTTCCACGAATGATCCCGATATGAAAATGTTCCTCTAACATATGACGCATCATCTCACTCGACCAACCCGTGACAAGCTGGACACGGACATGCGGATAACGCTCAACGAATCGTTTTAAGACACGCGGGAGCCAGTATTGCCCCATGATGGAAGCGACGGCAATCCGAAGCGTCCCATAAACGGCACCTTCTTCTGCTGTCAATTCACTTTTTAACTCGAGTTCCTTCCGATTCATCTCTTTTGCGAGACCGATTACTTTTTCTCCTTGTGGTGTGATGCTTAACCCACGCGATGAACGAATGAATAATTTTGTTCCCCAGCGTCTTTCAATCGCAACGAGACGTTGACTAAGTGCAGGTTGCGAGACGAATAATCGTTCAGCAGCGCGCCTCATATTCAATTCTTCCGATAAGGTGATCAACATTTCCATTTCCGACACTTGCAATGTGAGATTCGACTCCTCATGATATAAGATGGCATTAGTTTAACACGTTAGAAAGGACGATACATATGACACGCTATCATTTTATGTTCATCATCTC
This region of Exiguobacterium acetylicum DSM 20416 genomic DNA includes:
- a CDS encoding LysR family transcriptional regulator translates to MQVSEMEMLITLSEELNMRRAAERLFVSQPALSQRLVAIERRWGTKLFIRSSRGLSITPQGEKVIGLAKEMNRKELELKSELTAEEGAVYGTLRIAVASIMGQYWLPRVLKRFVERYPHVRVQLVTGWSSEMMRHMLEEHFHIGIIRGNPDWKGVKERLFSDPLYLVDSELTSIEQLRVTDRPFIQFKSDSTYYQEILEWWQDRFASPPSRTLVVDQIETCKQMALHGIGFAILPESTIQQSNEVMQLPLKTSSGKILKRDTWILSTESMLELKQVQAFWDIVKEEGGSQSDGIRH
- a CDS encoding N-acetyldiaminopimelate deacetylase, with product MEYAIEMRRALHKIPEPGFKEFKTQAFILEQIRAYPPDRVTYDTFETGVFVRVKGLTGNRTIGYRADIDGLPIEEATGLPFCSEHPGFMHACGHDMHTSIALGLMKRIIELPVMDDVVFLFQPAEEGPGGAEPMIKSPLFEKYRPSEMYGLHVAPEYPVGTIASRPGVLFASAREVHITIYGQSGHAAFPHLTIDTVVAQAALIMQLQTIVSRSINPMNCSVITIGKVDAGIRENVIAGRAVLDGTMRALNGEDMEKLERRVRDIIRGIEASFGVKIDLQFGNRYYEVVNDRHIVDKFSSFVKMNANYIECDAAMTGEDFGFMLKEIPGMMFWLGVDNPTSGLHQPTLNPDESAIPFVIDLLDHYFREYV
- a CDS encoding cytochrome ubiquinol oxidase subunit I — translated: MFNDPVLLSRLLTGLTLAFHIIFATIGVGVPLMVLAAEFIGLKRKDPDYILLARRWTRGYVVTVAVGVVTGTAIGLQLSLLWPSLMQVAGQTIALPLFMETFAFFFEAIFLGIYLYTWDRFKNPWLHWLIGIPVVIGATASAFFITTVNSFMNSPEGFKIVNGTLTQIEPLKAMFNTATPTKATHVIVSAYLTVAFILAAIAAFHLLRKKTLSAAETAYHKKALRLTVMAGLIFAFSTALVGDFSGKYLAKYQPEKLAAAEWHFETTSEAELIFGGILDQQEDGSYEIKGAVKIPYALSILAGGAPDTEVIGLNEFAKEDQAPLIVHYFFDIMVSIGMYLAAISALFILAFRLKKLNPYNKWILRGVFIGGPLAMISIEAGWMYAEIGRQPWTLYGIMRTADAATTSTAVGPMLILFSALYLMLGTICTVVLLRMFKKNPVGKELQELAENHHARGEAMFVDDNK